Below is a genomic region from Bradyrhizobium sp. 1(2017).
TTCCGGGCATGTGAACGTCGGCGATGATGCAGTCGAAGCTAAACCGATCAGCGTAGCTCAGCAGCGCTTCGGCTCTGTCAAACGGCTCAGAGCGGTATCCGATCGATCGCATCAGATCCACCAGAGACAGGCACAGGGCCTCGTCGTCATCGACGACTCCTACGAAAGGGACCTTCACCTGACTTACCCTCGCAAGGCGCAACCATCATCGAAACGCGATCGCAACCAGGTCGACCGGCGCGCAGGCCGCACGCCCTTCGACGAAGCGGCTGCTGTCGTAACGCTCCATGCTTTTTCGCAAGAGGCGCATGTTCGGTCTCCCCAACTGAGGAAAATCCAGTAGCTGCGCCAAGATTGGTAGCGCAGGTGAGCCCGGAGCATGCGTTCGGCAGGTGCCCCCTACAATCTCACGATTGTGATGCACATACCCATACTTTGGTATGGGTTTGCGGCGGCAACACGTGCCACCGGGGCGACGCGGTCACGCAGCAGCAAGACTGCCCTTCGTCTCACGACGTCATTCGCAGATGCCGGAACGCGAGCAAGGTCAGGCCACGCAGATGCCGGCTGCCTGCGGTCGAACAGAGCAATTTTGAGAAACACGCGATAACGCGCGCACAGCGCGCCCTTCGAAGCTTGGTTACCGTTCGAATGACGACAGCGTCAACGCCACCCTTGACGCCAACCCGCGAACTCGATGATGAGACGACATCAGATGGACCATATCATAAAAAGAATGTCCGAACTCGATCTGGTCAGGGGCGATCTTGACTACCATGCCACGCGTGTGGCGATGATCCTCGTCTTCTTCGTCTTCAGCTGCCAGAAATGGTTCGACTACGAAGCGCATGCGTTGATTCCGTTCATCAGCCACGGGCCTCTGATTTTCTGGCTGTATCCGGTGTTTGGCGTGCGCGGGGCGGCCTACTTCCTGGGTTCTGCGGAATTGCTGTTTGGATTGCTTCTTCTGCTCGGCTTCTGGAACCGAAAACTAGCCGTCCTGGGATCACTGGGTTCATGCGCGACCTATGTCGCCACTGTGACGATCATTCCGTTTTTCCCCGATGCCTGGGCTGCGCCGGCCGGCGGCTTTCCCGCGGCCACGTTGCCGTTCCTCTTCCTCATGAAGGACGTCGTGCTGCTTGCGGCTTCGGTCTATCTGCTCAAGCAGGACATCCTCCGGGCAGCGGCCGAAATGTCCCCGACTCAGAACGGGATTGTCGACAGGAAGCGATCCCGTAGCCGCCGGTTGGCGCTGAAGGCGCAAGATCATCGTCGTCCCGTGTGGCGGGCGATGAGCTGCTCGGCTACATCGGCAAGGTTGTTGCCGATGATCTGCGGCTGGGGTCCAACTCCGAGGATGTCGTTTCCGGACCGCCTGATGAACGCGGCTTCCCAACCGGCCGCCACGGCTCCGAGCGTATCCCAGGCGTGGCAGGCGATCATGCAGAGCTGCGACGGACGGGCTCCCAGCTCATTCTCGACATGAACGTAGGTTTGCGGCGAGGGCTTATAGACCTTGACGCTGTCCACGCTGAATGACCTTTCGAAGAATTTTCCAATTCCACCGCGCTCGAGCTGGCGGCTCTGAACTTCAGCCAGGTTGTTTGTCAGGGTGAACAGCCGAAAGCCGGCATCGCGCAGCTTCCGCAGCGCACCCGGCACTTCCGGATAGGGCGGCATCGTCGAGAATTTTTCCTTGAGCTCCTCGCCGTCTGCGCGCTCGATCCTGATGCCTTCGGCGTCGGCGAGCATCTTCAGGACGGCACCACCGATCTCCGTAAAGCACATAAGCTCGTGCCGCCGTCAGGGCCAGCGAATACATGACGAGGTCGGCGAACCAGAGCCGCATATCGACCTTGTCTCCGAAGATGCGCTTGAACGTCGGTTCCATCGTCCGAAGGTCGAGAAGCGTCTCGTTGACATCGAACACGATCAGGGGAAGGTCGGACATGCTGCAAGCTCCATGTTCGCTTCGGCCG
It encodes:
- a CDS encoding DUF417 family protein, which codes for MILVFFVFSCQKWFDYEAHALIPFISHGPLIFWLYPVFGVRGAAYFLGSAELLFGLLLLLGFWNRKLAVLGSLGSCATYVATVTIIPFFPDAWAAPAGGFPAATLPFLFLMKDVVLLAASVYLLKQDILRAAAEMSPTQNGIVDRKRSRSRRLALKAQDHRRPVWRAMSCSATSARLLPMICGWGPTPRMSFPDRLMNAASQPAATAPSVSQAWQAIMQSCDGRAPSSFST